The following are from one region of the Phormidium sp. PBR-2020 genome:
- a CDS encoding L,D-transpeptidase: MTPPVSEAIAAPVDAVESPPRVAQWIDNEIYALRQSQRRWIEIDLTGQRLIAWEGDRQVYAVFVSTGTYATPTPTGVYEIYVKYPEAPMSGPGYHIPDVPYVMYYDGNYGIHGAYWHNNFGTPMSRGCTNVALDHAAWLYSWASVGTPVVVRR; encoded by the coding sequence ATGACTCCCCCCGTATCGGAGGCGATCGCCGCCCCTGTCGATGCCGTCGAGAGTCCGCCGCGAGTGGCACAATGGATTGACAATGAAATCTATGCCCTACGTCAATCCCAACGGCGCTGGATTGAGATAGATCTCACAGGCCAACGACTCATCGCCTGGGAAGGCGATCGGCAAGTGTATGCTGTCTTTGTCTCGACAGGAACCTACGCCACGCCAACCCCCACCGGCGTTTACGAGATTTATGTGAAATACCCAGAAGCTCCCATGAGTGGGCCCGGGTATCACATTCCCGATGTTCCCTATGTGATGTACTACGACGGCAACTACGGCATTCATGGCGCCTATTGGCATAACAACTTCGGCACGCCCATGAGTCGTGGCTGTACCAATGTTGCCTTAGACCATGCCGCCTGGCTCTACTCCTGGGCCTCCGTTGGCACTCCTGTCGTGGTTCGCCGTTAA